AACGCTAAGAGGACAGGCTGAGATAATAGTCAGCACAATCTAACCTCAGCTCAGACCGACCTGCATATATACCGAGtctcctctctgattggctcaCAGCGACGTCGCTCACGAAATCCCTTTGAAGTAGGGCTTCACGGGCGTCTGGTAAATGTAGGCGCGTGCATGCCACCAAatatagtgtttgtttttttaaatcatatatTAACATACATTTATCGAAATACGCTTAATTTGATTTTAGATActtgaatttttattttgttttaaattcgtTTTCACGGAATCTTCTCAGACATATATTAGGAGGTCAACTTGATGACAGTTATTTCCCATACTTTTCATTTAGCATAGGTTACCTGCAGCAAGAAATACAGCTATAAAAGCAATCAAAAGAAACGCCCAAATACCTATGCTCTTTGTGAAATGATCTTTTATTGACATTCTCGGTTTTAACTTTGTCCTAATATTCTGAACTAAGCCTGATTCCTCGTGTGGTTTTGTAGTTTCGCCTTTATAAAGCTTATAAGCAACTGTTAGAGCGTTTTCCTGTTTATGTTTCCAGTAGGGACAAGGAGAAAGCTGGTTAAAATGCACTCTAAGGCAGATTACACCCGGTCAGGGTCTAAAGGTCAATTCACTGAAAATTTCCAAACGACACAGACACTTGTGTACATCACAGCTATTTTGAAGCAGACTTTTGGTGGATCGTGTTGAACAATGCTGCCATCTACTGTTATTGATAAGAAACTCGGTTTTGCCCCTGGGCAATTAGCCAGATAAAATCTAACCGAAGCATTTAATAAACATTCAGGGAATCATAATAACTCTGATGTACTGTCAACAATGTGCAGCCACAGACTCCAAACTCTCCTTTATTGCTATTTCATTTACCTCAGCGACAATAAAGAAGCTGCAATAAATACTGCAATCTGTTTTCTGTGAAATAAATCTTCCGTTCATATCTGCAGTGTATGCAGATGAACACTGGCTTCAGATCAGACCCAAATTATCCACTAGATGTCACTACACGCCCTCCTTGAGTtagaaagtaataaaaaaaaattgaaaataatacttctattatcattattattagtagtagtagttttaAGACTTTGAGTAACTAGATGGCTTTGGGGAGTATGTTTTTCTACGACAGCTGATGTATAGTATAAagtttttttcaagttttagaGTGAGCTCTACTGGCTGGGTAATTGTGAGGGAAATGTAAAGTAAAACTCAGTGGAAATAACCTGAGTTTtgaactcaaaactttatttcaaaaAAATTCAGAAAGGattccttttattgtttatgacAGGCCAAAGCTGTGAGGTGTGAGGCATAAACCTCCTAAAGGCAAGATAGGAAAACACTGTGCTATAAGCAGGCCTTTTGCATGTGGCAGTGGAAAAAACACTGATTCATATTATTAAATTTGCCTCCAAGCCATTTCAGGGTCCTCATATTGTGCATGTTGGTTCACTGTCATGAACAAAGCCATTGTTACAAACATCTGCAACACTTGTGTTCTTATTATTATCACGGGGAGCTTAAATCAGCCAGCTAAGCATTTAGTCTGGGCGGCTTTAGATCATGTGTAGGAGGGAAtatattttggacttttaacttaTATTCATAGGTTTCAGCTTTTCCGGGTAATCTGATAATCATCGTTGCCATTCATAAAAAGGAATTAAGTAACAGATCAACAATAACAATTAAAACTACAgaaatttctctctctctttcgttttttgtttgcttttcaatTCACAGACAAATTCATCAggactttttctgtaattttacgcATGTATTAACTACATCTTACTACATTTACTACATCATTTActtcatgtagaaaaactgagacgtGCCGTTTCAGCTGCAACACGCATTTGTAAAGCTTATGAAGCTCACTTTGCATTCGTATATTGAACAGTTCTGGTCTTCAGTATGGCTGCAGGAACACGATGCAAGCTGCTCTGGCCTCTCTCTGACACGGGGTCAGCAAAGACCTGTCAAGGTTTTGAATGAACCACCAACTCAGTAAAccatgcatgcatacacacaccaacacacagatGGCCGCAAACACCCAAACATACGTAACAGACAGTACGTAATGTCCTACATACATGCACATTAGTATGGTCGTATGGTGGCGCTCTTGCTGTGCCTTCCTGCCACTGGAAAACAGCGACAGTCTGGCTATTTAACGGCGGGGCTGGTGGCTTCATTCCGCTCTGAAACTGGCAGCACACCACATGAAATCCCCAGTAATGCGATGCCAAAGCAGCTTGTTAAACTCAAGAAGAGCGCTGTCTGATCTGAGGGAACTTGTTCAACTCGCCGCCTCCTCATCTTCACTTTTCACTTGATGACAATTTCTGCCGGATCGTGCCCAGCGCGTCTTTCTCTCTCCGCCTTCCGCATCTGTCGCACTGAAAGTTTGGTTTTGCGAAAGTAGACATGAATAACACCGGCTTCAACCAAACAGAGAGCGGCCTATTCAACAAGACAGAGGAGGTTTTTTGCTGCAACTTTTCATCCGTGGTGACTGATAATGGCTTTGTGGCAGCCGCTCCGGATGAGAGGAGCCTCTTCATCATGAGGGTGGTCCAGATAGCTGTCATGTGCGTTTTATCCCTCACGGTGGTGTTTGGCATATTTTTCTTAGGCTGCAACCTCCTCATAAAGTCAGAGGGGATGATTAACTTTTTGGTAACGGACAGAAGACCGTCAAAAGAAGCGGAAGCAGTTATTGTTGGAGCCTACTGACTGATAAAGACATATACAGTGATCACACTCTGATCAGATGGCCACAGATCGGAGACAGTGTGATGATCAGCCGCCAAAACCGGGCCCCGTTTTCATAATGGTActtagaaaaagaaacaagaactcAGAGGAGCGGTCACCTTGCAAGAGGTAACTGAACTCTGCTGGTGGCTGATACTCACGGGGTGGGTCTACCTTATTTCTGCTGGCCTTTAAAGCCAAGAAAGACTCATTCATCTTCTAGAGGTATAGTGCGTTTTAAGCCTATTGTTGTATTAAGTACTGTAGGCTATTTAATCACGCACTGTTGTCATTTCAGTATAGTTTCCCTGTTTGTAAAGCAGCATCCTTTGTCAAAATAGTGGCAAAGTCTTTGTATTTGCTGCTtagaaatacctccttgcatCGAAAATGCAAGGGCAAAATACATGAATGTTGTATGCCTCTGCATGCAACATGCAGCTCTCTATTTTCTGGTGACAGTTGTTTGCGTGTCTTTGTCGGCAGCGGTGAAAGTCCGTAATGCTGTGTATCATGTTCATTTGAATAAATTCATTCTGTAATTAAAGTTTTCTTCTTAAGATCTGCTTTTCTGTCATATCCTCCACCACGCCCTCTGCCAAAGTAACTGAGATCTCAGAAGCTAAAATTACAGCAGGAGAAAGAGCTCTTTGATTCATACTGTGATAATGACATGATGTTAAAATACAACAGAGGGTACTGATCCcgatgaatatatatttttaagcttTATCTATATCTATGAAGAGTTGTACAGTTACAGGGAACAAAGAAATAGCTGCTTTTCcctcttttgattttttaaattagatttagatttaacatctaaatatgaattattttaCCCAAAAGGATGCCTTAAAAATGCTCTAgagtccaagaaaaaaaaaaagccttcccGCCTTCCCAAGAGAGCCCTGTCTgggtcagattttgatccatgcAGCTTTTTACATCCTTCCTCCTTCTGCCAAAACATCTGTTATGCTCATCCCCTGCTTCACCTGGATTCTACCTCCCCTGGAGCCTTAAAAATGACTTGCTTTCTCAGTTCAGAGAGGATGAAGCTATCGGACAATACGCTGCTGTCTGATTGCCCACCTGTGCTCCGCTCGCAGTTAAATAGAATCAACTTAATTTAAAATGCCCTTCACCCCAGTTACTCCATCTGTTTTACCCTTTCTGATCTATGCATCTTGTCTGACACGGCCTTACTCGTCTGATGAATGTTTGTCAAGGTGGAAACTGTCTCAGGCCACATTTGCTGTCCTCATGCTGGATCTGAAGAATTCAAGCAAGCACTTATTTTACTAATCGTGCtgaggaaaaataaatgagtAAGCAGTAATTAGATTTTATACTCTTATAGGTGGAAGACCTACACATGGGTTACATGAAATTAAAACAACTGCTATCAAATATGGCACAATCCAGTAGAGTGGCAATAAATGCTGCATTTGTGAAGCTTATGATGTTGACTTTACTGCGGCTATATTTTATAGTCTTCAACAGTGGGGGGCAAATATTGCCTAGATTCTTTAGAAGAGAGGAGTTTAATGAAAAACCACCAAAAACAACAGCTTGAGAAATTGCAACAACTGAATCAACACCTCTCGGAGTCAGCCTCCACAGAAACCCAGAGCTGGAAATCTTAAATATACAGCTGAGCTGGGTTTATAGGGTTCATATTCTGTTCTTGTCTTGCCTTCTTCAAATTTCTAATAAGAAAtaactgcaaaagcacacaatcCTGGGAGGTTATTCATAGCAAGTTAATAGGCTTCTTTACATGTAAAATTCACACCCCATAAATTTACCTCTGAATAATTAAGCCACATTTAGTTTTTCAAGCTGAGCAATagattttttcacattttcacctcAGGTATGACTCTCTGTAGTTagagcaacacattaacaaagcAAATGATGCAAAGAGAAACATGTCTTTCTCTGTTAATAACAGCATGAAGTGTTATTAATATaagtaaacataaaacataaacacaaaattTTTTTTGGCCTAACTGAATATGGGATACAATAACAGTAAAAATGCAGCAGGTATAATTGTATTTGTATATATGACTCCAagtgtttctcttttctgtgATTGCTTCTGTTAGGTAGTGCTGAGAATAGCTCTCAAATATTAAATATCCAGCAGAGAACAAtcttctgtctgcagctgagctgtAGTTAGTTTATCCCGCAGTGCTTCACATACACATTTATATAGGCTGAAATCTGGCTCATTTTAGAGATCCTGAAAGAAGATCCTGAAAGAAGCAGATCTAAAGTTGGAAATTCAAGTTTAAATACTAtaatttttcttcttatttaggATTTTACTTTGGATTTACCACTAGAGGCCATCTCAAAGAATACACACACCTGTCACACACCAATGCTGAGGGAGATTTAGGAGATTCTAACAGCAAACAGTCATCTATACCGCCGGCCTTCCTGCTCTCAGCAATCTGATAGTTCCCCGCAAAGCTTATGTTAAAGTCCTCTCGATATATTTAGGCACACATTAAGAGTTTTACTCGGTGTAAAACAAAAGCACCAAGCTAGGGCTTCATAACATGGTTCAGTTTATAACTTGATGTTACCTGGTTTTGTGTTAATCATCATTTATTCACAAAGTGTTtgggatttaaaaacaaacaaacaaacatgttcttATTTTGTTAATACACTTGCAGTCTGGTTAGAGTAACTTATATCACAACCGCAGCACAGGTAAAAACAGCATTAACTCACTTTATCCCATGTGGACTGTATGCCAGCTTTGTTCAACTGTGACTGCATCTGCAGGGTGTTGATTGTGGGCTAAAAGAGGCTTCGGGTCCTGACTCGCTCTCATATGATTGGCTGGTAAGCAGAGATTCAGTCGATGAACTGGATAGTGACTAAAAGCTCCAAATAGCAGCAAGGCACCACAGCCACCTCCTCGGTTTACTCCTattctcccacagctttattcccattcagtttattttatagCCGTGATGTGGGAGAAATAAATCTGTTAATGTCGTCTTATGTTTATCTCATTGAATTGTGGTTTGATGAAGTTTTTCTCTGCTGTGTCTTTAAACAGTGAGATGTTTCTTCTCAAAACTACTCAGGCTCAATGTAATTCTTTATTACTTTCCCATTTTTAAAGAGTTGGTACACTGAAATAagagtgaaaattaaaatgtgaaacacattttaaaaagaggaaaaaaacataagcAAATTTAGCCAATTCTCTATTGCTGAATGTGAttaatttaattgtatttaaaacaaaatagtgTTTGTGCCCATTTCAAAAGAGTTAGGACAGGGGCTTGTTTATATCTACAATTCACTTCTTCTTTGAAAAACCTTGCATAAGCATCACAGGCAAGAGATTTAACTCGTactatatttttattacagatACATGCTGCTGCAGCATGTGCAGAATCTGGTTTGACATTGTCGTTCAGAAATAAGCAAGCCTCATCTGGGTACCATATGACACTCCTAAATCTGTATATAATGCAGTTTACACCCAGAATATGATATTATTTTAATGCAGTGTTATCCAAGGGCCTTAAGATTACAACCCTTCTGTATTGGTTTTCACCCATATCACTTGTATGTGGAcagatttttaaagattttacatACCACAGCTGAAATCTACTGAAATCTAGACatttagacattttattttatcttttatttttctaaaatctCAAAGCATTTACCGACACCAACTTTCACAGAGACCTGAACCCCCCTTTATCTGTACTTCTGAAAAACACAGGATTTAtgggattttctttttatatcccGTCATTTTCCTAATTAGCGTCATTAATTGTGAGACGTTCTACCAGGTGtttcttttgcagtattttcatACCTCTACTCCAGTTTTTTTACAATGTTTGTCTTGCACCCAATTCcaactgaaaaacatttttcattttatctttgTTGTGCTATTAAATCAATGTAGGGATTTGCCAGTCATttggatagttttttttttttttagcatttaccACAGCCTTCTTGCTTCTTTGGAAACATGgctggaaaaaagctgaatgcagaCTATAAAATGCAGATATTTTCATCAACAGTAAAATGTATTCGGTCTGAACCAGCTGGTGCAGATGTCATGAGATGCCAAAATCTAACAAAAGCAATAATTGTGGAAGACAAGTTGTGATAAATCCACGAGGACTAGTTCTGAAGACTGATTGCATTACTTCACATCTCGAACAGCAGTTACAGGATGAGTCATGGCTCTGTTGTACTGTTGATTGTTTCACACTGAAGCATCACTGGGATTTAACATCTGAGGAATCCTGCCACTAACACTTTAGTGTAATCCaacgtgtgtgtgcatacattaCTGAAAGAGTAGGAGCAAAAGTCTGTTCACTTTTAGATTACTCTCAAGCTGAACAACTCGTTCACTTTTTGTTTCTTGAAGTGCAGCTGGTAATGAGTAATGCAAAATCCCAACTTGGCTGAACATCACAGCTCCATGAAGCATCATTTTCAGTTTACGGAGTGACTTTAACTGCTTAATGCTGTTGTGTTCATTCATGTCAGGTTCCCGTTTTTTGTGAAAAACCTCTGATTAAGTTACCGTTCAAGCAATTTTACCACTCAATGTAAGGTTTATGGCACAGCTGCCTGAAATTAACACCATTGTTAATTattgaaataattttttatgtttctgtgtgcCAAATTACAGCTATTTGCTTGCACTCCTGAACAGGAAGAAGTGGAGGAAATTTGATTAATTTCATAGAAATCCAGTGTGCCTGCTCAAATGTTggtataaaaacatgaattcagttaggtttttgttttttgactaaTATATAACAATATGATTTATAGTTATAAACaagtttttgacagatttctaaaaCATTTGTTGCAGAAATTTAACAAATGACGGGTTGTTAAGAACGCTAACTTGGACAAAACAATAACTGACTGACAAGACTGACAAGATTACTATCTCATAATATAAATGCTAGAATCTATTTATTAATCAACCAACAGGAATACCACATGAGAGGTACCCTGACACTCATGttggtgtgaaaaaacaaagcaagtcCAAACCCAAAAGCTCATACACTGCATGTgctaaacaagaaagaaaatctcATTTAGTTTGGCCAGCAGACGCCTTGTTCGTAGAATGTGTCTTCCAGCTGTTATCATGGCTGCATCAAGGAGGAGATAATACAGGGATAGAGAAACTGCATCCATGCATGCTAGCCTACAATTTAATAAGTATTATCATCTCTCAGTCTACTTACATAAAACTTGATGTTGTGTATGCAGGTTTGTTATCCATGCTGGACAGCGTGGCCTGCAATAAACTTATAAGACTTCTGAAATCTGACAGTCAGTTGGTGCCTTAAAAAGTAGGTTAATATGAGTTTAAGGACAGAGTTGGgataaaggtgtgtgtgtgcatgtgtgttagtgtgtattGAAGAAGTAATCGGGTATTTCTATTTTCTAAATAGACACTTGTTAAGTTTTGTAACAGGATCTTACACCGGTTGTGATGCTATCGTGTTGGGAAAATCCACAGTGATAATAAAAAGAACCTGTCAACGTACTCAAAACCTCTTTTGTGACAACGGCCATAATAAAACATCAATAAGTGAAAGACATAAGATACATTATCAtgtaaataaatctttaaacatttgataaacTTACAAATACagtcaaaatttaaaaacaatgtgGGAAGAAATGTGAAGTGTccctttgtaaaataaaatgtcccCTTACTCAAAATTTATGGATGCTCTCAGTGCTCTCTGCCAGCTCATATTTGACCTGTAACGCAACAAATGGGCCTTTTTTTGAAGATCTTTACTAAAATGGTGaaagtgaaaacacatttttgttgttaCATCACTGTTAAAAAACCTGCTTCTGAAGATTGACATGAACCcttgtttcaaaaaaaaaaaaaagcagagtgcTTTTCACATATCTAAACTTGAAAACAAGTCAAATGTGACCCAAACACAATATAAGCGTTCCTCCCTTGTAGTTTTAGGCTGATCGACCACCTTAATCTTGATTATCCTCACTCCATGAGGCAACATCTTGCATGGACCTACAGGCTGAAGGCGATTGatggtcattttatatttcttccttTTCCGGATAATCGCACTAACAGTTGTCACCTTCACACCAAGCTTCTCACTGATGGTTTTGCAGCCCATTCCAGCTTTGTGCAGGTCTGCACTCTTGTCCCTGATGTCttttgacagctctttggtcttgccgGTGGTTGTGGAGAGTTTGGAGTGGAAGAAACTGATTATGTGGACGGGTGTGTTTTATATACatagcattttttatttatttattgtgattgattgattgtaaTCACAAAAAAATCAGCACACAGCTGATATGTAGGACTCTGGATGAGTTGTAGGGGATCAAATTTCACTCAGTAAAATACAAATCAGTTCATAGCTTTTATttaatgtgatgtttttttctgaaatttttGCTtaatattctgtctctcaccattaaaatgaaactgccATAAAAACTAGAGACTTTTCATTACCTTGTAAGTCAGTAAACATACAAATTCAGgaggggatcaaataattatacCCCCCACTCGGAAGACAGACAAAAATGCACCTGCCAAAGTACGCACAGCCACCTTTGTCATAGATGCGGCTGTGGTAGGTGTACCCAACACAGCGCAGTCACAAATAGACTCACAAGGTAAAAGCAATACCAGCTTTGCTATGGCAGCTTGTAATTAGAGGATACATCAGATTTTGCTAAACCAAACAATTTTCACGCTAAAGACAAGATTCATGACAGACAACAGCAGGAA
This genomic window from Astatotilapia calliptera chromosome 16, fAstCal1.2, whole genome shotgun sequence contains:
- the rprma gene encoding protein reprimo A; the encoded protein is MNNTGFNQTESGLFNKTEEVFCCNFSSVVTDNGFVAAAPDERSLFIMRVVQIAVMCVLSLTVVFGIFFLGCNLLIKSEGMINFLVTDRRPSKEAEAVIVGAY